The nucleotide window CGAGCGGACGCCGGTCGCCGCCCGCGTCGCCGGGTGGGTCGACCCGAAGCGGCGTTCGAGCCCCGGAACGACGCGCGCGAGCCGCCGCGCGAAGAAGCCGTCGGCCGACGTCGGCGGGTAGAGCATGAAGGCGAGGACGAGCGCGAAGACGACGTGGATCGCGCGGATCTGGAGCTGCTGGAGCGCGGCGAGGCGGACCGTCCCGAGGACGGGCAGCGTCACCTCGAAGATGAACCCGCGCGCAGCGAGCCACATCTGGAACGCGGAGAAGAGCACGCCGACGACGGCGACCACGACGGCGCCGGCGCCGCGGAGGCTCCGCTTGCGTTCCAGCTCATCGAGCAGTTCCTGTTTCTCCTCATCGGAGAGTTCGTCGTCCTGGGGTTGGGTGTCGTCGACAGTCATGGCGTGAGTCGCTGTAGTGTACTGCGGCGTTCGAGGTGGATCCGAACCGTGCCGTCCGAGAGCGCGACGAGGTCGTACGTCTCGTCACCGACGAGGAGCCTGTGGTCGGCGACGTCGCCGGGCGAGACGTACAGTTCGGACAGCCGCACGTCGTCGGGTCGGGAGACGAAGCTCCCGTTCTCGCGGGTGACGTTCGCCTGCGCCGGGAACCCCCAGCCGTACGACGCGAACTCCATGCGCGTCATCACGAGCCGGTCGCCGCGGACGGCGTATACGTCGCGGACGGGGCTCCCCTCGACGCTGTGATCGTACGCGAGCGTCACCGTCGTCCCGTTCTCGACCGGTTCGGTGAGCAGTCGCTCGCCCGTGTCGGCGTCTTCGACGACGAGGACGCGCTCGGACTGAACCGCAGCGGCGCCGCCGACGGCGACGAGGACGAGAAGCGTGGCGAGCGCGAACGCGAGCGACCGCCCTCCGAGACGGTCGCTCATGGCCGGTGCGAAGAACGCGTCGTCGGTCGGAAACTCATCTGTACGAGTGGGGAAACCGCGGACGGTGAGCGGTCTTCGGGGTGCTCGGCGGTCCGATTAGCTGTCGGTGGCGGTCTCGGTGGTGCCGGTTTCGGTGGTACCGGTCTCCGTGGCGCCCGTTTCGGTACCGTCAGTCCCGGTGCCGGTATCGCCGCCGGCCGAGTCGAAGTACGCCTGCGCGCCGGGGTGGAGTTCGATGGACATGCCGTCCTGAGCGGTGTCGGCGGTGATGAACTCCTGCTTGATGTTCAGCTGGTCGGTGTTGTCGAAGATCGCCGCGGTGACCGCCTCGACGACTTCCTCGGACTGGTCGGCGTTCGTCGCGATCATCGCCTGCACGGCGACCGTCTGGACGGCCTCGTCGATGCCGTCGTAGGTGCCGGCGGGGATCTCGTCGTCGGCGAAGTAC belongs to Halorarum halophilum and includes:
- a CDS encoding DUF1850 domain-containing protein produces the protein MSDRLGGRSLAFALATLLVLVAVGGAAAVQSERVLVVEDADTGERLLTEPVENGTTVTLAYDHSVEGSPVRDVYAVRGDRLVMTRMEFASYGWGFPAQANVTRENGSFVSRPDDVRLSELYVSPGDVADHRLLVGDETYDLVALSDGTVRIHLERRSTLQRLTP